Genomic DNA from Paucilactobacillus hokkaidonensis JCM 18461:
GATCGCCCACTAAAATTAATTTACTTTTAGCACGAGTAATTGCTGTATACAATAGATTGCGCTGCAGCATCCGACTAAACTGGCGTACCAGTGGTAAAATCACCATTTCAAATTGACTACCCTGCGATTTATGAATGGAAATACAGTAGGCCAACGTTAATCGTTGCCACTCATTACGTGAATAAGTTACCTCCGTTTGATCAAAATCAATTGTAATTTGATCAGTTTTAGGACCTTTGACGCCCTTTACACCAAGTTCAATGCTAACAATCGTGCCAATATCACCGTTAAACACATTATTTTCAGGGCTATTGACTAAATGTAACACCTTGTCCCCGATTCGAAAATGTTCGCCGCGAAACTCAACTTCTTTTTTCTTCGTTTCATCTAAAGGATTAAACACGTTTTGAACCAATTCATTTAAACGATTAATTCCCGCATTACCACGATACATGGGTGCTAATACTTGAACCTGTGCGGCACTAAAAGCATGTTGCTTGGCCCGTTCAACGACTTGTTCAATTACTCCTGCGACTTGATCTGTTCGGCATGGAATAAATGACCGATCAGGAAATGCACTTGTAAAATCAGCGGGCATGATTCCCGTTTTAATCGCATGAGCTAATGGAATAATAGAAGATTCAGCGGATTGTCGATAAATTTGATTTAACTCTTGTTTCGGCAACCGATCAAAGTTTAATAAATCATGGAAAATCTGTCCTGGACCAACTGATGGTAATTGATCCTTATCACCAACTAGCACAACTTGCATAGAACTAGGTACAGCCTTTAATAACGTTTTAAAGAGCAGTGTGTCAACCATTGAGAGTTCATCAACAATCAAGAGTGCGCCAGTTAAGTCATTGACATTCATTTCTGTTGGCTGTTCACGACCATTTAATCCTAGTAGACGATGAATGGTACTTGCTGGCAATCCTGTAGTCTCGCTCATTCGTTTGGCGGCCCGACCAGTCGGAGCAGCTAATAAAACTGGAAATGGGGTATCCTTATATTCATTGATATCCAACGAGTAGTCATGCAACTTAGCAAATGCTGCCACGATACCATTTATAATAGTCGTCTTACCGGTTCCTGGACCCCCTGTAAGCAAGAAAACATGCGATTTCATCGCTGAATTAATTGCCTGCTCTTGTGATTCATCGTAATCAATATCTAATTGGTGTTCAATCTGCTTGATTACTTTACTAACCTGTTTATCGTCCACTTTAATTGGTTGATCCGATACCAATCGATACAAGTGTTGTGCAATTTGCCATTCGGCATTGAACAAAGCACTTGGATAGATTCGATTTTCTTGGGCAACTAATTTATTTAACTTTGTTAGTTCAATTAATTGATCGGCAATTTTTTGTGGGTCAATTGCGATATTACGACTATCTTCAAGTAGCCGTAATGCTTCTGTAAGTAACGGTTTGGCCGTTGTATAAGTATCACCGCTTTGCATTGTTACTTCATCGAGCACCTGCAAAATAGCCGCATTAATTCTACGTGTATCGTCGCTATCAATATGAATCTGCTCAGCAACTTGATCGGCACGTTTAAAACTAATTCCATCAATATCTTCCGCTAATTGATATGGGTTCTTGGCAATTACTTCTAGTGTTTCATCCCGATATTTTTCAAAAATAGCAGTCGATAAAGAGCTACCAAAGCCGAAATCGTTTAAGCCGATAATAACTTGATCCATCCCTTTGCTCTCAGTTAAATTATCAACTAACACTTTGACTAAATTAGGGCGCAACTTTAATGGTTTCAATACAGAAGTATCTTTTACGATTTCATCAATCGCACTGGTACCTAACAAATCAACGATCTTAGTTGCGGTTTTTTTCCCAATACCCGTAAACTGTTCACCAGAAAGATAATTGATAAGTCCTTCCGTGGTTGTTGGCTGAGCATTATGGTAAGTAACAGATTGAAACTGTTGGCCATATTTGGGGTGATCAACTAGTTTACCTTCAAATCGATATGCGCTTTCTTCATTAACTTCACCAAAGTTACCAGTAACCACAATCTCATCTTGAGACCAATCAAAATTATTTTCCATTGGTTGCACAAGTAAGACTTTATAAAAATTATCAGTACTGGCAAAAAAAGTTGTCAAAACCTTTCCAATTAAAAAAGACGGCTCACTTGGACCATCAAATAAGTTAATTGAGTTGTCCATGTTTGTCATCTCCTAGGTCTAACTATGATCATTTTTTTGGTCACGCAAAACTTTTTCGATATCAGCGATACGCTGTTCACTTTTCTTATAATAAGCTGGATCAAGTTGCTTTGCTTGGGACAAATAATCCGTATATGGTTCACCAAGTACCATTGCTACTAAGCCACGATTGAACTGAGTGTCAGCTCTACCAGGATGGCGTAGCAAAATCTGATCATAAAAGTCCTTTGCTTGATTAAAATTACCAAGTGCTAACAATGCATCCCCTAACACCTGATTAATCTCGGGATCCTGTTTTCGTAAATCATGCGCAGTCAGACCGTAGGCAACTGCCCTTTTATAATCATTTTTCTGAATCAAACTTTGGGCCATCATCAAATATGCATCAGCCTTCAATTTTTCATCTTCAATTTTATCATACCGCTTAAGTGCATCATCAAATTTGCCAACTTCGTAGTATAAATTGCCTAATCCATATTCCAACAAATTATTAGCCTTTTTATCCTGAGCAAACTTACCTAATGCTTTCATAAACAGTTCTTCTGCTTGATCGTAACTTTTTACACGTGTTAATAAAGTTCCTAAATCATAGTAGTTTTGGACCCTTTCAGGTTTCTCATCAATCGACTGGACTAATTTACTGATTAATTTTTCAGATTGTGCCTGCACGTTTTTTGAGTCGTTAGTTTGATTTTTGCTTTCTGACATTCAAATCACCTCTTTCAAATAGTATCGGTTGGATCACTAATTGTCTTTTTTAAATAACTCGTATCATTCCACTTAATCAACTTAAATTCTCGTCCTAATTGTGTCTGTAAAATCGTGGTGGACGTATTACTCAGCCCACCACGATCCCGTAAATGTGCTAATGGTACACCTAACAAAGCATTAATGACAGCATTTAGCGCGGCACCATGTGAGACAATCAAGACATTAATGTCGTCGCCCTGGTTAACTGCAGCAATTTCCTTGATAGCTCGTCCCATTCGATTAATCAACTGTGGAAAGGATTCACCATCTATGCTGGTTGGATCATAAGCTTCGGGATGGTGTCTAAACGCATCATACTCACTAGGAAACTGCTGTTTAACATCATCAAACAGCATTCCCTCCATTTTGCCTAAGCCAAATTCGGATAACTGACTCATCAAAGTGAGTGGTACTGCTTGCTGAATTGATTTAACTAGCTCAAAAGCAGTCAAACGGGCCCGTTTGATCGGGCTTGCATACACGTGTGCAAATTGAGTTCCAGCTAAAAATCGTCCTAATTGTTTTATTTCATCATAACTCTGATCTAACAATGGAGAATCACCATGTGCTCCTTGATAGCGTGCCTCTAGATTCCATTCAGTTTTTCCATGTCGCACAAAATATAAATTAGTCATTTCTACATCCTTTAAGTTGCATCACAATAATAGCTTAATTATACCAATAAACAGCTACTACGGAACTAAAAATGAATTAAATTCATAATAAAATGTACTATTTATTTCAGCCAATTTATTATTTGCTAACTACAATAATGCTTATTTACGGTACTTATGCTACACAATGCAAATATTAATATTAACTGCTGTAAATCAAATTGATTGTAGTATACATAAATAAAAGCCTAAATCAATTTATCAGATTTAGGCTTAACTTACTCATTTAAATTTTAAACGTACTGAAGTACGCGTGTATCATTATATGCTTCGTCAATGATTGCACTACCGAGACACTCAGCACCATCATAAAATACAACTGCTTGTCCAGGGGTGATCGCACGAGCCGGATCATCAAAAACTACCGTGACCTGCTGTCCATCAGCGGACAACTTAACCGTTACACCACTATCTTTTTGGCGGTAACGAAACTTGGCCGTACAATGAAAGTCACGTCCATATTGTGCATCAATGTCATCAACCCAATGGATATCACTGGCATTTAGATGTGTCGCATATAAATGCTCATTATGATAACCCTGGCCAACATACAATACATTTTTGGCCTGATCCTTACCAATAACAAACCAAGGCTCATTGCTGACACCATCGCCACCAATTCCAAGGCCCTTGCGCTGACCAATTGTATAATACATTAAGCCGGCATGCTCACCTTTTACATCACCATCAAGCGTTACCATTTTACCTGGTGTAGCTGGCAAATAGGTGCTCAAGAAGTCACGAAAATGGCCCTTCTCACCAATAAAACAGATCCCAACTGAGTCCTTTTTTTCTGCAGTTGCTAAGCCAGCTTGTTTAGCGATTTCACGAACCTCTGGCTTAGTTAACTTGGCCAATGGAAACATAACGCGATCAAGCTGATCATGATCTAATTGACTTAAAAAGTACGTCTGATCCTTGTTCTGATCAGTGGCACGCATTAAATGCATGTGGCCCTGATTGTCACGTTGCAAGTCCGCGTAATGACCAGTAGCAACATAGTCTGCTCCTAGTTGATTAGCATAATCCACAAAGGCCTTAAACTTAATCTCTTTATTGCAAACCACATCTGGATTCGGGGTCCGATCTTTCTTATATTCCTCAAGAAAGTAAGTAAAGACCCGATCCCAATATTCCTTTTCGAAATTAACCGAATAATACGGAATCCCGATTTTAGCTGCCACTTTGGCAACATCCTTGTAATCTTCTGTAGCCGTACAAACGCCGTTTTCATCAGTGTCGTCCCAGTTCTTCATGAACACACCAACAACATCATAACCCTGCTGCTTTAACAACAAAGCCACAACTGATGAATCGACGCCACCACTCATGCCGACTACCACACGAGTATGACTGTGATCAGCCATGTCATCACCATCATTTCAAATAGATTCTGGAAAAATCTGCGATTTGAAGGTCGTAATAATCCAGTGCTGACTATTATAGCAAAAAAAAAGTAGCAACTCTACTTTTAACACTTCTAAAAGCACAAAATCACTAACTTTCATCATTTTTTTACAGTCTAACTTTTTTCAAAAATACCGCGTTCAACCATTTCTGCTAACATATAGTGATATTGCGTCACAAATTCATCAGCACGCGAACTAGTAAAAATATTCATCGTAACAGTCCCACTCGCATTAACCGTATTCATTTTAAATCCTGTTAAATCATCGTTAAACACAATTTTCAGCTTAGCGGCAGCCTTGTATGGTGAATTAGGATCGAGTGAACGCTCAAAGGTGAATGTTCCACGTTTAGAAACTTCAAACCCTAAGTCGCGCAGGGTATATTTTTTGATTGCGGCACTAATTGAATAAGTATCGTCATCCCCGACCACCTTAACTTGCTTTTCAAATGCCATGTTAACCAACCTCCTTGGTTTGTGATAGACGCTGGACAATTTGACTCACAGCATGAATAAACGCCTCAATTTGTTCATTAGTAGTATACCGACCAAAACTAATCCGAATTGACTCACTAATTCGTGGACTATTTTCACCAAACATCGCTGTCAAAACATGTGATGGTTCTAGGTTACCTGCAGTACAAGCAGACCCACCAGAGATAGCAAATCCGGCCAAATCTAAATTAGTTTGGATAACGTAAGTGGAGATATTTTTAATCCAAATATTTAAAACGTGGTTTAAATTGTCGGACTTAATTTCACCATTTACTTCAACTTCTACTCCATTTGCTCGTAATCCAGCAATAATTTTATTTTTAAAACCAAAATATTTTTTTTGACGAGCAGCTTTTTCAGCACTGTTCAATACTTCAACGGCTGTCCCAAACGCTGCAATTGCTGGTATATTTTCTGTTCCAGCCCGTCGCTTATCCTCTTGTTCGCCACCCTTTACAAAACTGGGAAAGCTAATCCCATTCCGACGATACAAAAACCCAATCATTTTAGGACCATTAATTTTATGTGCTGAGGTCGACAACATGTCAATGTGATCACGTTTTACATCAATATCTAGCAACCCATAAGCTTGTACAGCATCAGTATGGAACCATGCTTGATGATCTTTCAGGATATCTCCAATTTCATGAATGGGCATTCGACTACCAACCTCATTATTACCCATCATAATGGTCACTAAAATCGTGTCATCCCGTAATGCATTTTTAAAATCAGTTAGTGAAATGTTTCCATTCTCATCAACCGGTAAATAAGTAACTTCAAAACCTTGTTTTTCCAGATATTGTAATGGTTTCAAAATAGCTTGATGCTCAATCGCAGTTGTAATAATGTGCTTCCCAAGGTTTTGACGCGTAATCGCTGTTTGCATAATCGCTGTATTGTCACTTTCACTGCCACCACTGGTAAACATAATTTCTGTACTAGCTGCATTAATACTGTCAGCAATTGTCTGCCGTGCATTCTCCATCACCGTATGTGCTGCTCGACCAAAACTATATGTTGTCGATGCGTTACCCCAAACATTATTCATTTTATCTGTCATTTCAGCAATTACTTCTGCCGACATAGGGGTCGTAGCTGCGTTATCTAAATAAACTGGTTCCACTTTTAAACTCACTCCTTACTTAACCGATGAATTCAACAATGCTATTAGCATCTGCGCAGATCGTTTTCCTGCTTCAATAATAAATTCATCAAATGATACACCGGCCTCTCCGTCACCGGTATCTGACATTGCACGTACTACTACATACGGAACTTTGTGATCATTGGCCACTTGTCCAACCGCAGCCCCTTCCATTTCACTGGAGAGTGCATTAGGAAAATGTGTCAAAATTTGTTTAATTGCTTGCTCACTAGCAACAAACTGATCACCAGTAACAATCAGCCCTTTGAAAATATTCAAACCGGTTGTTTCTCCAGCCTTAACGATTGCATCAGCCCATTTTGTTGAAGCTAAGAATTGCGCTGGTTGACCAGGTAACTGACCATATTGATAATCAAAGGCAGTTGCATCAACATCGTGATAGGCCGTTGCAGATGAGACCACCACATCACCCACATGCAGACCAGAACCAATCCCGCCTGCAGAACCCGAATTTATAATTACATCCGCCTTAAACTCAACAATTAGATGTTCTGTTGTAATCCCGGCCTCAACCTTACCAATCCCTGACTCAACTAATACAACATCTTGTGCATTAATCTTTCCTTCAAAATATTTTTTCCCACCTAATTGTTTAACTTGCGGTTGTTCTAAAACAGCCGTTAATTCTTTAATTTCTTCTGGCATTGCACAAATGATTCCAAATTTCATTTTAATTCAAACTCCAATTCAATTTTAAATTAGCCTACAAAAAACAATACGAGATAGACAATGATAATTGCTAAAACCAATCCAATAATTACCAAGTTTAATTTTCGTTTTAGTTGATGTACTTTTTGATCACCAGTGACTATCTTTTTACTTCTAAATTCAGATACATCATCAGGAATATCTTGGTCCGGTTGATCAACCTTTTCACCTCGATGCATCCGTGAATATTCACGTTCTGCTTTAATTCTTTTTTGATCACGCTGGTCAAATTCATCATCTGACTGACGCTGATGCTCTCGATATGCTTTTCGTGTCTGTGGTTCTTTGTCATCATCTTCAATACTCATTTAATTATCACCACGCAAAGTTAGAGTTTGCCAATAATAAACCGCCATAATTGTTTTGGCATCACAAATTTTACCTGTTTTAATCATTTCTAATGCTTTATCCAAGGTTACTTTTTCTAACTGTAAATTTTCGTCTTCATCTTGGGGTAATTTTTGTGTCACAGGAATCAAATTTTGAGCTAAAAAAAGCGTCATATATTCATCAGAAAAACCAACAGACGTATAAAACGAGCTTACTTTTGTTAAATTATCAGTCGCTAGCCTAGTCTCTTCATTCAGTTCCCGATGGGCTGCATCAATGGCATTTTGATCTCGATCATCAACTTTGCCGGCTGGAATTTCCAACGTTGCTTGATCAACAGCTGCTCGCCATTGACGCATCAACAACATTTGCTGGTCATCGTCAATGGCTAAAATTGCCACTGCCGGCGCATGCCGCACAATTTCTCTAGTTGTCATTTTACCATCAGGCAACTTTACATCTGCAACCTCGACATCCATAATATGACCACTAAATACTGATCGTGAAGAAATCTGCTTTTCTTCTTGTGACAATGTTAATCATCCTCCTGATCATCTATCACAGTCACATGTGCCGCTTGTGGCCCTCTAATTCCTTTTGCAACTACTAACTCAACTTTCTGGCCAGCAACTAGTTCTTTGTGGCCAGCCCCTTCAATGCCACTAAAATGGACAAATACATCAGGTTCATTTTCTACCTCAATAAAACCAAAACCCTTTTTACCATCAAAATTCTTTACTGTTCCACGTAGCATAATTATCTTCCAATCTGTTCTAATTTAGTTGGAGATTCGAAATAAATTTTTCGTAATTGACCTGTTCACCAGTTTCATTAAATTTAGCTTGCGCGAAGTTCCCTGCTAAAGCATCATCTAAATCAAGTTCCACAGTGCTAACAAACGTAGCGTTACCAATTAAGTCAATTGTGTCTGCACCAGTATCTTGGTGATGGACATTTGTTTTTACCATTCCACCAGGATTACGCACAATAATATCTGTATTATTAGCAATTTGATCACCATGCAGTAATACACTGACTAAACTAGCTGCAGACATACCGGTACCACAAGCATTAGTGTAGCCAACCCCACGTTCAAAAGTACGGACAAAAATTTGATTTGCCCCTTGAATGAGCACAAAACTAACATTAACTCCATCTGGGAAAATTGGATTAACACCGTTGTTTAAGTAACGCCCTAACTCCCCGAGTTGATCACCATTGATCGTTGCTTCATCAACAAAGGCAATCAAATGCGGATTAGGCACCGCAACCGCTGTAAAACTTAAGTCACTGTCTAATTCTTTAATTTGTTGATCAACTAAAGTTTCTGATTCATTATTTACATGCATTTTTAAATCTGCAGCCTTAAAACTAACTGGAGCAATCTGCACCTGATATGTGGATACCCCAGTAGCCAGATCCTTCATTTTAGCTACCGGTAAGTCAGCTTCCATTGTTTCAACACTGAAAGCTGACTCTTGATTTTGTTCAGCTAAATAGCGAGAAACGCTACGTAACCCATTACCACACATGCTGGCCTCACTGCCATCCGCATTAATGACCCGCATTTTACCCAATGGTCCTTGATGACTGGCCCGGTCTATCCATAATAGGCCATCAGCACCATCACCTAATCCACCGTTTCGCTTACATATTTTAACCGCTAACTGCTTGATTTGTTGATCCGTTAATCCCTGTTCGAATTGCTTTGCATCTAACATGTAGAAATCATTTTCTGATCCATGGACTTTTAATAGTTTCATCTTTTTCACCCTTATCATGATACAAAAATACCAAGTAATTTTCATTACTTGGTATTTTACACCGTTCCACC
This window encodes:
- a CDS encoding tetratricopeptide repeat protein, whose protein sequence is MSESKNQTNDSKNVQAQSEKLISKLVQSIDEKPERVQNYYDLGTLLTRVKSYDQAEELFMKALGKFAQDKKANNLLEYGLGNLYYEVGKFDDALKRYDKIEDEKLKADAYLMMAQSLIQKNDYKRAVAYGLTAHDLRKQDPEINQVLGDALLALGNFNQAKDFYDQILLRHPGRADTQFNRGLVAMVLGEPYTDYLSQAKQLDPAYYKKSEQRIADIEKVLRDQKNDHS
- a CDS encoding cold-shock protein, which translates into the protein MLRGTVKNFDGKKGFGFIEVENEPDVFVHFSGIEGAGHKELVAGQKVELVVAKGIRGPQAAHVTVIDDQEDD
- the mnmA gene encoding tRNA 2-thiouridine(34) synthase MnmA, whose translation is MADHSHTRVVVGMSGGVDSSVVALLLKQQGYDVVGVFMKNWDDTDENGVCTATEDYKDVAKVAAKIGIPYYSVNFEKEYWDRVFTYFLEEYKKDRTPNPDVVCNKEIKFKAFVDYANQLGADYVATGHYADLQRDNQGHMHLMRATDQNKDQTYFLSQLDHDQLDRVMFPLAKLTKPEVREIAKQAGLATAEKKDSVGICFIGEKGHFRDFLSTYLPATPGKMVTLDGDVKGEHAGLMYYTIGQRKGLGIGGDGVSNEPWFVIGKDQAKNVLYVGQGYHNEHLYATHLNASDIHWVDDIDAQYGRDFHCTAKFRYRQKDSGVTVKLSADGQQVTVVFDDPARAITPGQAVVFYDGAECLGSAIIDEAYNDTRVLQYV
- a CDS encoding ATP-dependent RecD-like DNA helicase, with the translated sequence MDNSINLFDGPSEPSFLIGKVLTTFFASTDNFYKVLLVQPMENNFDWSQDEIVVTGNFGEVNEESAYRFEGKLVDHPKYGQQFQSVTYHNAQPTTTEGLINYLSGEQFTGIGKKTATKIVDLLGTSAIDEIVKDTSVLKPLKLRPNLVKVLVDNLTESKGMDQVIIGLNDFGFGSSLSTAIFEKYRDETLEVIAKNPYQLAEDIDGISFKRADQVAEQIHIDSDDTRRINAAILQVLDEVTMQSGDTYTTAKPLLTEALRLLEDSRNIAIDPQKIADQLIELTKLNKLVAQENRIYPSALFNAEWQIAQHLYRLVSDQPIKVDDKQVSKVIKQIEHQLDIDYDESQEQAINSAMKSHVFLLTGGPGTGKTTIINGIVAAFAKLHDYSLDINEYKDTPFPVLLAAPTGRAAKRMSETTGLPASTIHRLLGLNGREQPTEMNVNDLTGALLIVDELSMVDTLLFKTLLKAVPSSMQVVLVGDKDQLPSVGPGQIFHDLLNFDRLPKQELNQIYRQSAESSIIPLAHAIKTGIMPADFTSAFPDRSFIPCRTDQVAGVIEQVVERAKQHAFSAAQVQVLAPMYRGNAGINRLNELVQNVFNPLDETKKKEVEFRGEHFRIGDKVLHLVNSPENNVFNGDIGTIVSIELGVKGVKGPKTDQITIDFDQTEVTYSRNEWQRLTLAYCISIHKSQGSQFEMVILPLVRQFSRMLQRNLLYTAITRAKSKLILVGDPKAFEISIQNESVNRNTSLNLRLIDVFKGDPVPDSANKLSVVAPPKEATVVESKEAKPISYTLTMPLIQNGQVDPMIGMHGIKPTDF
- a CDS encoding DUF1831 domain-containing protein codes for the protein MAFEKQVKVVGDDDTYSISAAIKKYTLRDLGFEVSKRGTFTFERSLDPNSPYKAAAKLKIVFNDDLTGFKMNTVNASGTVTMNIFTSSRADEFVTQYHYMLAEMVERGIFEKS
- a CDS encoding cysteine desulfurase family protein; this encodes MEPVYLDNAATTPMSAEVIAEMTDKMNNVWGNASTTYSFGRAAHTVMENARQTIADSINAASTEIMFTSGGSESDNTAIMQTAITRQNLGKHIITTAIEHQAILKPLQYLEKQGFEVTYLPVDENGNISLTDFKNALRDDTILVTIMMGNNEVGSRMPIHEIGDILKDHQAWFHTDAVQAYGLLDIDVKRDHIDMLSTSAHKINGPKMIGFLYRRNGISFPSFVKGGEQEDKRRAGTENIPAIAAFGTAVEVLNSAEKAARQKKYFGFKNKIIAGLRANGVEVEVNGEIKSDNLNHVLNIWIKNISTYVIQTNLDLAGFAISGGSACTAGNLEPSHVLTAMFGENSPRISESIRISFGRYTTNEQIEAFIHAVSQIVQRLSQTKEVG
- a CDS encoding 5'-methylthioadenosine/adenosylhomocysteine nucleosidase, whose product is MKFGIICAMPEEIKELTAVLEQPQVKQLGGKKYFEGKINAQDVVLVESGIGKVEAGITTEHLIVEFKADVIINSGSAGGIGSGLHVGDVVVSSATAYHDVDATAFDYQYGQLPGQPAQFLASTKWADAIVKAGETTGLNIFKGLIVTGDQFVASEQAIKQILTHFPNALSSEMEGAAVGQVANDHKVPYVVVRAMSDTGDGEAGVSFDEFIIEAGKRSAQMLIALLNSSVK
- a CDS encoding histidine phosphatase family protein; the encoded protein is MTNLYFVRHGKTEWNLEARYQGAHGDSPLLDQSYDEIKQLGRFLAGTQFAHVYASPIKRARLTAFELVKSIQQAVPLTLMSQLSEFGLGKMEGMLFDDVKQQFPSEYDAFRHHPEAYDPTSIDGESFPQLINRMGRAIKEIAAVNQGDDINVLIVSHGAALNAVINALLGVPLAHLRDRGGLSNTSTTILQTQLGREFKLIKWNDTSYLKKTISDPTDTI
- the dapF gene encoding diaminopimelate epimerase; protein product: MKLLKVHGSENDFYMLDAKQFEQGLTDQQIKQLAVKICKRNGGLGDGADGLLWIDRASHQGPLGKMRVINADGSEASMCGNGLRSVSRYLAEQNQESAFSVETMEADLPVAKMKDLATGVSTYQVQIAPVSFKAADLKMHVNNESETLVDQQIKELDSDLSFTAVAVPNPHLIAFVDEATINGDQLGELGRYLNNGVNPIFPDGVNVSFVLIQGANQIFVRTFERGVGYTNACGTGMSAASLVSVLLHGDQIANNTDIIVRNPGGMVKTNVHHQDTGADTIDLIGNATFVSTVELDLDDALAGNFAQAKFNETGEQVNYEKFISNLQLN
- a CDS encoding NUDIX hydrolase, with product MSQEEKQISSRSVFSGHIMDVEVADVKLPDGKMTTREIVRHAPAVAILAIDDDQQMLLMRQWRAAVDQATLEIPAGKVDDRDQNAIDAAHRELNEETRLATDNLTKVSSFYTSVGFSDEYMTLFLAQNLIPVTQKLPQDEDENLQLEKVTLDKALEMIKTGKICDAKTIMAVYYWQTLTLRGDN